ATAAAGAGGTGTTCCCAGGCTGGAGCCTGGGAACAATAGGCACGCAAGTAACATGCTGATTTTATTACCAGTACGATTGTAGTTACTTAGAATCGCCCCAATAGAAACTAACTAAGGATTATTTATGTTTATATACAATACCATTTCCAAAAAAAAAGAAGAGTTCATCCCTATTGAAGACAACAAGGTCAAAATGTACGTTTGCGGCATCACTGCCTATGATTATTGCCACATAGGACACGCCCGCTCTACTGTGGTTTTTGATGTTATGGTCAGATATTTACGTCATTCAGGCTACAATGTTACTTTTGTGCGCAATTTTACTGATGTTGATGATAAAATCATTGTTAGAGCAGCCAGGGAGAATATGTCTTCAATAGATGTGGCGGAAAAATTCATTGCCGCGTTTTATGAAGACATGGACCGCCTCAACATTTTGAGAGCAGATATTGAACCAAAGGCAACTGAACATATTCCAGAAATGATTAATCTCATCAGAAACCTTGAAGATAAAGGGTTTGCCTACAGCGTATCTTCCGGAGATGTTTACTTTCGTGTCCGCCAAATGGAACATTACGGCCGACTGTCAGGCAGGAATATTGAAGAGCTGCAATCAGGCAGTAGAGTAACCCCGGGTGAAGAAAAAGAAGACCCTCTTGACTTTGCTTTGTGGAAAGCATCCAAGCCTGGCGAACCCAGCTGGGAAAGCCCCTGGGGAGCAGGCAGACCTGGATGGCATCTGGAGTGCTCGGCCATGAGTGAAAAGTATCTTGGAATACCTTTTGATATCCACGGGGGCGGACAGGATCTGGCCTTTCCTCACCATGAAAATGAAATGGCCCAGAGTGAGGCCGCCTTTGGCACCCAGTTTGTCAAATATTGGGTGCATAATGGATTTGTGCGCGTCAACTCAGAGAAGATGTCAAAATCCCTTGGAAATTTCATTACCATAAGAGACATACTTTCAGAATTCCATCCTGAAGTATTGCGTTTTTTTCTTTTAACAAAGCACTATCGAAGCCCATTGGACTATTCTACTGAATATCTCTTGGAGGCAGAAAAAGCATTGAAAAAAATATATTCATGCATTGATCATCTCAATACTGAACTGTCCAGAACAAAATGGAGCAAAGGCGGGCAGTTTGACCAGATCATGAAGGAAGTCCAGGCGATTCAGGATAAATGGAAAAAGGCAATGGATGATGACTTTAATACAGCTGAGGCCCTTGGACATGTTTTCAGTCTGGTCCGGCTTACCAACCGAATGCTTGAAGACAAAAGTTTTCGCAAAAGTCAGACTGGTAAAGAAATAATGCTTTTCATAAGTGAGAGTCTGACCAGTTGGAGTAAAATTCTGGGACTTTTTGAAAGCAAACCGGACTCATTTCTGGAAGAGCTGAAAAATATAAAATGTATCAGAAACAAAATTGATCCTGATTATATCCAGACTTTGCTCGCTAAACGCCAACAGGCTCGAAAAGATAAGGAATATGCTTTGGCTGATCAGGTTCGTGAAGAACTGACTGCAATGGGAATCGAGGTAATGGACACACCCGGGGGTGCCAAATGGGACTTTGCCTGATTCCATATTTAGTCTTAATATTATGAACATCTAAGGAAAACGAATGGATATTGTGCTAAGCATTTTTCAAGATATAAAATGGGAGTCCATCATAGCTACTTCCATCAGGATCATGATCATACTGGCAATAGTTTTTATTGTAAAAAAAGTGGTTAAAGCAGGGCTTGAAAAATTTGAAGAAAAGCTTGTCCAGCGCGGAAAAGTTTCTGGAGAGACCCCATCAGAAGTTCAAAAAAGATCTGAAACACTGATCAAGTTGCTGCGCCAGGGAGTTTTCATAGCCATATGGGTTCTGGCCGGACTCGTTCTGCTCAGAGAATTAGGATTCGAAATTGCGCCTATTCTGGCAGGTGCCGGAATAGTGGGTCTTGCAGTTGGTTTTGGAGCTCAAAATCTGGTCAGAGATGTAATTTCCGGATTTTTCATTATTTTGGAAGATCAGATCAGGGTTGGTGATGTAGCAGTGATAAACGGAACAGGTGGCCTGGTGGAGACAGTTAACTTCAGAACTGTTGTTTTACGAGACTTGACTGGTACTGTTCATTTCTTTCCCAATGGAACCATAAATACTTTATCCAATGTCACCAATGGCTGGTCAGCTCATGTTTTTGATCTTGGAGTTGCGTATAAAGAAGATACTGACAGGGTTGTAGAGATAATTAATAAAGTCGGCAAAGAACTTAAGGATGATGAGTATTTCGGCCGTTTGATGATGGAAGAGCTTGAAGTCTTTGGAGTTGATAAATTTGCCGAGTCAGCGATTATGATAAGAGGACGAATTAAAACCAAACCCATTAAACAATGGGAAGTAGGCCGTGAATTTCTGCGCAGAATTAAAAAATCATTTGACGAAAATGGTATAGAAATCCCCTTTCCTCATCGTTCCATCTATTTTGGGGAAGCAAGCAAACCAATGGACCTCAAGCTTGTTGAACAGGCAGCAGTCAGGGGCAGGTCCGATTCCCAGTGAGCCATTGCATGTCATCGGACAAATTCCCGGCCATAGGCTCACAGCTTAAAAATTGTCCGGTAATAGTTACTCTTGGAGTCTGCCCTAACTTTTCCGACTATCCTGAGTGGAAAAAAAAGATTCTGGCTGATTCTCCGAGGATATATTTCCCTACTTCACTCTATGCTGAAATGTTTGTGGCTATGGGTAAAGAAATCTTCCCCTCCATTGAGTGCTATCGCTTTGTTGGCGACAAGATCAGGCAAACTCTTCTGTTTGAAATGCTGGGACTGCCAGTGCTTAGAACCAGAGTGTATTATGGGCCCCTTCAAAGACAGAACATCCTTCATGATTTCCCTTTACCTTTTGTAGGAAAAGCTCCGAGATTTTCATCCCAAGGACAGGGAGTTTTTCTCATAAGCACTCAAAATGAACTTGAAAAGTACCTTAAACACAATCATCCAGCTTACATCCAGGAGTACATGCCTGCATGTCGTGATTTCAGAGTGGTGCTGGCCGGCACAAAAGTACTGCTTGCTTACGAGCGCATACCTGATAAAGAAGAGTTTCGGGCAAATGTTACTCTTGGAGCAAGAATAAGCTTTGAGGATATTCCAAATGGTGTTATAGATCTTGCCAGATCAGCTTCTGAGTTATGTCGGTTCAATTATACTGGGCTGGACATTTGCCAGTCTGAGGGCAGGTATTATATCCTTGAAGCAAACATGAAGTTCGGCACTTCAGGGTTCAGACAGGCAGGTCTTGACCTTAAAGCTATACTCTGCGAATTAGTACAAAACAGGATGATTTAGATATGTCTCACGAAATTACCAAAGCCAGGAAAAACCTTAATAATGTTGCTTCCATGCTGAAGCAGGACAAAATATTGCCTGCTGCCACAGCTTTTAACGAAGGTCTGTCCACCTATCTTAGAAGCAAGCTCTTGCAGAACGAAAAAAAAGAATTTGCTGACTTACTTGATAAAACACTATATCTGTTGAATAATCATCCCAAAATTAGAGAAGTATTTCCTATTCTTCTGACCATGGAACCCGGCAAAGAGAAGGAGCTGTTAGAGAACATACGGGAACTTATACAAACCTTACAAAATCAGATGACTGATTCAGCCAGATTGTCTCACGAGGATCTTG
The window above is part of the Desulfonatronovibrio magnus genome. Proteins encoded here:
- a CDS encoding ATP-grasp domain-containing protein gives rise to the protein MSSDKFPAIGSQLKNCPVIVTLGVCPNFSDYPEWKKKILADSPRIYFPTSLYAEMFVAMGKEIFPSIECYRFVGDKIRQTLLFEMLGLPVLRTRVYYGPLQRQNILHDFPLPFVGKAPRFSSQGQGVFLISTQNELEKYLKHNHPAYIQEYMPACRDFRVVLAGTKVLLAYERIPDKEEFRANVTLGARISFEDIPNGVIDLARSASELCRFNYTGLDICQSEGRYYILEANMKFGTSGFRQAGLDLKAILCELVQNRMI
- a CDS encoding mechanosensitive ion channel family protein, which translates into the protein MDIVLSIFQDIKWESIIATSIRIMIILAIVFIVKKVVKAGLEKFEEKLVQRGKVSGETPSEVQKRSETLIKLLRQGVFIAIWVLAGLVLLRELGFEIAPILAGAGIVGLAVGFGAQNLVRDVISGFFIILEDQIRVGDVAVINGTGGLVETVNFRTVVLRDLTGTVHFFPNGTINTLSNVTNGWSAHVFDLGVAYKEDTDRVVEIINKVGKELKDDEYFGRLMMEELEVFGVDKFAESAIMIRGRIKTKPIKQWEVGREFLRRIKKSFDENGIEIPFPHRSIYFGEASKPMDLKLVEQAAVRGRSDSQ
- the cysS gene encoding cysteine--tRNA ligase, with amino-acid sequence MFIYNTISKKKEEFIPIEDNKVKMYVCGITAYDYCHIGHARSTVVFDVMVRYLRHSGYNVTFVRNFTDVDDKIIVRAARENMSSIDVAEKFIAAFYEDMDRLNILRADIEPKATEHIPEMINLIRNLEDKGFAYSVSSGDVYFRVRQMEHYGRLSGRNIEELQSGSRVTPGEEKEDPLDFALWKASKPGEPSWESPWGAGRPGWHLECSAMSEKYLGIPFDIHGGGQDLAFPHHENEMAQSEAAFGTQFVKYWVHNGFVRVNSEKMSKSLGNFITIRDILSEFHPEVLRFFLLTKHYRSPLDYSTEYLLEAEKALKKIYSCIDHLNTELSRTKWSKGGQFDQIMKEVQAIQDKWKKAMDDDFNTAEALGHVFSLVRLTNRMLEDKSFRKSQTGKEIMLFISESLTSWSKILGLFESKPDSFLEELKNIKCIRNKIDPDYIQTLLAKRQQARKDKEYALADQVREELTAMGIEVMDTPGGAKWDFA